The following is a genomic window from Methanolinea sp..
CCGCGGACGCGACGGTGAAATCGATCACGACGTCGGGGCGCTCCTCCTCGAGGAGGCGGGCCATCTCCCCGGGGGGAACGACGCGCGCCCCGAAGACCTCCCCGGGTTTCAGGTCGACGCCGCCGGCGAGGGTGAGGTCGGGTGCCGCGTCCACGAGCCGCGCGACCGTCGATCCCATCCTCCCGAGGGCGCCGCAGATGACGACTTTAGTCATATTTCGCGAGGACCTCCGCGAGCTTCTTCGTCTTTTCCGGGTCGAGCTCGTCGAGGGGGAGGCGCGGGGGCCCGCCCGCCATCCCGCGCAGCTCCATCGCTTTCTTCACGGGGATCGGGTTCGTGTCGATGAACATCGCCCGGAACAGGGGGGAGAGGGCATAGTGCAGGTCGAGGGCCTCCTCCATGTCTCCCTCGCAGAACGCGTCGAACATCGCGACCATGCGGGCGGGTTCCACGTTTGCGGCCACGGAGATGACTCCCGCCCCCCCGAGTGCGAGGATGGGGAGCGTGATGTTGTCGTCGCCCGAGATGACGACGAAATCCTCGTCCAGTGTCTCCTCGATTATCCTCGAGATCTGCCCTATGTCCCCGCTCGCCTCCTTTATCCCGACGATGTTGGGGTGCCGCGCGAGCTCCGCGACGAGGTCGGGCGGGAGGTTCTGCCCCGTCCTCCCGGGAACGTTGTACATGATGATGGGGATATCGAGGTCGGCGAGGGCCGTGTAGTGCTTGACGAGACCCGACCTGTTCGGCTTGTTGTAGTAGGGACTGATGACGAGCGCGGCGTCTGCACCCATGTCCTTTGCGGCCCTCGTGAGCCTGATCGCCTCGGCGGTGTTGTTGGACCCCGTCCCGGCGATGACCGGGACCTTCCCCCCTGCAACCTCTATGGCAACCTCGATCACCCTCTCGTGCTCCTCGAACGTCAGGGTGGCCGACTCCCCTGTGGAACCGCAGGGCACGATCCCGTGGACGCCATTCTCGAGGAGGAACTCGATGTTTGACCGGAGTCCCTCGAAATCGACATCAAGGGTTGAATTTCGCAGAAAAGGGGTGACGATTGCCGGAATGACTCCCTCGAACATACGAGAGAGGTATTCACCGTCTCTGTGTATTTATCTTTCTGGTGATGTAGCCGGCGACCCGGTTTCTCACCCTTTTGCTCTCGATATTTGTCACTTCTGCAACGATGTGCTTGTTCTCGTCGAAATTATTCGTGAACCGGTTGCCGTGGTATGTCAGGAGTTCCGTCCCGATGGCCTTGATGTACGTGG
Proteins encoded in this region:
- the dapA gene encoding 4-hydroxy-tetrahydrodipicolinate synthase: MFEGVIPAIVTPFLRNSTLDVDFEGLRSNIEFLLENGVHGIVPCGSTGESATLTFEEHERVIEVAIEVAGGKVPVIAGTGSNNTAEAIRLTRAAKDMGADAALVISPYYNKPNRSGLVKHYTALADLDIPIIMYNVPGRTGQNLPPDLVAELARHPNIVGIKEASGDIGQISRIIEETLDEDFVVISGDDNITLPILALGGAGVISVAANVEPARMVAMFDAFCEGDMEEALDLHYALSPLFRAMFIDTNPIPVKKAMELRGMAGGPPRLPLDELDPEKTKKLAEVLAKYD
- a CDS encoding 30S ribosomal protein S17e; amino-acid sequence: MGIKPTYIKAIGTELLTYHGNRFTNNFDENKHIVAEVTNIESKRVRNRVAGYITRKINTQRR